From the Pithys albifrons albifrons isolate INPA30051 chromosome 27, PitAlb_v1, whole genome shotgun sequence genome, the window GCACAGGCGGGAGCGCAGCGCAGAGCACGGGGGTAACGCCGGAGCCCCGCAAATCCCTGCGAGGGGCCGCGCCCCGCACCGGCTCCCGGTGGGACCGCGGTGGGAGGCGGCCGGCGGGGCGCGGGGACGGGGCCGGGGTCGCGGCGGCAGCGACAGAGGGGCACGGCGGGGAGCTGGAGGTCCTAAAGCGGGGACCGGGAAGGAGCGCAGCGGTCTCGGGGCGTGGGACGGGGCCGGAGCGCATCCCCGTTCCGAGGCGCGGAGACATCCCGGTGCGGCGGGGACGGAGCGGGAGCGCCCCGGACCGGCACCGGGGCGTGGGGAGGGCTGTGCCCCAAGACCCCCGGCGGAGCTGCACCCCCCGGGCTCCAGCGCACCCCGTGCCCCCGCTCAGtcccggcgccgccgcccgGAGCCGCCCCGCATCCCCCCGCAGCACGAGCCGGGGGTCCGGCGCGCCCCCTCCCCACATCCCCGTTATAGTCggccttttcccccctccacccctcccATACGCCCCCCTTAACACGCCCCCCATTCTCCGGTGCCACCCACCCGCTACGACGCGACCCCCCCTCGCATCGCCACCGGCCGCACCCCGCCAGGAGACCCCCGGCCGGTGccgttccccccccccctctgcCCAGCGCCCCCCGCTCTcccgcccgcgccccccgcccctACCCGCGCCCCTCTCCGCCCGGCGCCGCCGCAGCGCCATCGCTCCCCCGCGGCCCCTGCCTGGCCCCGCCGCACAAAgcggcccccgccccgccggtaCCTGCCGCCCGCTGCCATGCTGCCGGCGGAGGGGCTGCGAggggccgcggccgcccccagcgccctcctcctccttttcctcctcctcctcctcctcctcctccgccgccgccgctgcccgcgGTCCCCGCGGTCCCTCCGCCCTCGCGCGGCCGCtgcgccggggc encodes:
- the LOC139683069 gene encoding WAS/WASL-interacting protein family member 3-like codes for the protein MLLREWHRSIAARREVEKPPTIPPRGNPGPRPLSSSTGGPSTGGSAAQSTGVTPEPRKSLRGAAPRTGSRWDRGGRRPAGRGDGAGVAAAATEGHGGELEVLKRGPGRSAAVSGRGTGPERIPVPRRGDIPVRRGRSGSAPDRHRGVGRAVPQDPRRSCTPRAPAHPVPPLSPGAAARSRPASPRSTSRGSGAPPPHIPVIVGLFPPPPLPYAPLNTPPILRCHPPATTRPPLASPPAAPRQETPGRCRSPPPSAQRPPLSRPRPPPLPAPLSARRRRSAIAPPRPLPGPAAQSGPRPAGTCRPLPCCRRRGCEGPRPPPAPSSSFSSSSSSSSSAAAAARGPRGPSALARPLRRGRGAGTLRRELPRAAGHSHR